The proteins below are encoded in one region of Drosophila santomea strain STO CAGO 1482 chromosome 2R, Prin_Dsan_1.1, whole genome shotgun sequence:
- the LOC122756411 gene encoding uncharacterized protein LOC122756411: protein MVGNCTSRHTCRICRRKHHTLVHGSSQPIQNGNNIDTASVGSRDRPAVSHAGSTIGHNQPLAREGHRLGSETPAENNFTHHTLENIPAAGSQTLLPTILADVIDAWGNTTTCRLLLDTGSTITLASESFVQRIGVRRTHARISILGLAANSAGVTRGRAHIKLRSRHSGQTVELVSFILNLLTSSLPAQVIDTSSSTWRQICELPLADPTFCTPGAIDVIVGSDQLWSLYTGDRKHFGNDFPIALNTVFGWILGGSYSAFDDHPTSAVTHHADLDAMVRSFMEMDSIQPNQALLDASDPTERHFAATHKRSTDGVYVVEYPFKEKAPPIDSTLPQAINRFFSLERKFRRYPELKQQYEAFLDDYLQRGHMETPDLGSG from the coding sequence ATGGTGGGCAACTGTACATCGAGGCATACTTGTCGGATCTGCCGCCGCAAGCATCATACTTTGGTTCATGGCTCGTCGCAGCCAATtcaaaatggcaacaacattGACACAGCAAGTGTTGGCAGCCGCGATCGACCAGCAGTCTCACATGCGGGATCTACAATTGGCCACAATCAACCGTTAGCTCGAGAAGGTCATCGCTTGGGAAGCGAGACTCCCGCGGAAAACAACTTTACGCATCATACTCTGGAGAATATTCCGGCGGCTGGTTCTCAGACTCTGTTGCCAACCATCCTTGCTGACGTCATCGACGCCTGGGGAAACACTACAACCTGCAGGCTGCTCCTGGACACTGGATCTACAATAACCTTGGCATCGGAATCATTTGTTCAGCGAATAGGCGTGCGTCGAACGCACGCACGGATTTCTATTCTCGGTCTCGCCGCCAACAGCGCGGGCGTTACCCGAGGACGCGCACATATCAAGCTGCGCTCTCGTCATTCGGGCCAAACTGTCGAACTGGTCTCATTCATTCTCAACTTGCTGACGTCATCACTTCCTGCCCAAGTTATTGACACCTCATCCTCTACGTGGAGGCAAATCTGCGAGCTTCCTTTGGCAGACCCAACGTTCTGCACACCTGGAGCAATCGATGTCATTGTTGGATCGGATCAACTTTGGTCTCTATACACAGGAGATCGGAAACACTTTGGTAACGACTTTCCTATCGCTCTCAATACTGTATTTGGTTGGATTCTTGGAGGCTCTTACTCTGCATTCGATGATCACCCTACTTCTGCGGTTACTCATCACGCGGACCTAGACGCGATGGTTCGTTCATTCATGGAGATGGACAGCATTCAGCCTAACCAGGCTCTCCTGGACGCCAGCGATCCCACAGAGCGTCATTTTGCTGCCACACACAAGCGCTCGACGGACGGGGTGTACGTCGTCGAGTATCCCTTCAAGGAGAAGGCACCGCCTATTGATTCGACCTTGCCACAGGCCATCAATCGCTTCTTCTCGCTGGAACGCAAATTTCGTCGGTATCCAGAATTGAAGCAGCAGTACGAAGCTTTCCTGGACGACTACTTGCAACGTGGACATATGGAAACACCTGACCTCGGCTCAGGTTGA
- the LOC122756412 gene encoding uncharacterized protein LOC122756412 translates to MFRGIKIFKPHTNFQRIVWRKTENEPLLHFRLLTVTYGLAPSPFLAVRVLKQLADDHGHEYPAAAHALLHDAYVDDIPTGANTLEELMILKDELIALLDKGKFKLLKWSSNSWRLLKSLPEEDRCFEPIQLLNKSAADSPVKVLGIQWNPGKDVLYLNLKGCDATISPTKRELLSQLSRIYDPLGLVAPVTVLLKLIFQESWTSVLQWDDPIPKSLRTRWRALVEDLPALTQCQVPRYIASPFRDVQLHGFADASSHAYGAVASLELQLDAAFNTSCWTDSEIVLHWLSAPPRRWNTYVCNRTSEILSDFPRSCWNHVRTEDNPADCASRGLHPSKLLEHRLWWKGPSWLATPTSEWPPSTSKFSVSSSFDVNTEERAIKPTTLHNLPDESIHELLIHKFSTWTRLIRVSSYCHRFIHTLRSHHRNSAPFLTSEELLDAQRRLIRHVQQKSFAREYAQLENRRQLNAKSHLIRFSPFLDDYGVMRVGGRIEQSTLNYNAKHPILIPKDTPLAGLLVRHFHVSYLHTGVDATFTNLRQQYWILGARNLVRKAVFQCKSCFLQRKGTSNQIM, encoded by the exons ATGTTTCGAGGCATTAAAATCTTTAAGCCACACACCAATTTTCAGCGCATTGTTTGGCGCAAGACTGAGAATGAACCTCTGCTTCATTTTCGCCTGCTGACGGTTACCTACGGATTGGCACCGTCACCATTTCTGGCTGTTCGAGTTCTAAAGCAACTTGCCGACGATCATGGCCATGAATACCCTGCAGCAGCTCACGCTCTTCTGCACGATGCCTATGTGGACGATATCCCTACAGGCGCCAACACACTCGAGGAGCTTATGATTCTCAAGGACGAGCTTATAGCCCTCTTGGATAAGGGAAAATTCAAGCTACTCAAATGGAGTTCTAATAGTTGGCGTCTTCTGAAATCATTACCAGAGGAAGATAGATGTTTTGAACCTATCCAGCTCCTCAACAAATCAGCTGCGGATTCACCTGTCAAAGTTCTTGGTATCCAATGGAACCCTGGGAAGGACGTTCTGTATCTCAACCTAAAGGGATGCGATGCGACCATTTCTCCGACGAAAAGAGAACTCTTGTCTCAGCTATCAAGAATTTATGATCCGCTTGGACTGGTAGCGCCGGTCACAGTTCTACTCAAGCTAATCTTCCAAGAAAGCTGGACAAGTGTCCTGCAGTGGGACGACCCCATTCCTAAAAGTCTACGTACGCGCTGGAGAGCCTTAGTAGAGGATTTGCCAGCACTTACGCAATGCCAAGTACCACGGTATATTGCGTCACCATTTCGAGATGTTCAACTACACGGATTCGCCGACGCATCCTCGCACGCCTACGGTGCGGTTGCATCGCTCGAGTTGCAGTTGGATGCAGCTTTCAA CACGAGCTGCTGGACAGATTCAGAAATTGTGCTACACTGGCTTTCAGCTCCCCCTCGACGGTGGAACACCTACGTCTGCAACCGAACTTCTGAGATATTGAGCGACTTTCCACGTAGCTGCTGGAACCATGTTCGCACGGAAGACAATCCTGCTGATTGTGCTTCCCGAGGACTTCATCCGTCAAAGCTTCTGGAGCATCGACTGTGGTGGAAAGGTCCGTCCTGGCTGGCCACACCCACCTCTGAGTGGCCACCTTCTACAAGCAAGTTCAGCGTATCTTCAAGTTTCGATGTCAACACCGAAGAACGAGCCATAAAGCCCACGACTCTACATAACTTACCTGATGAAAGTATACACGAGTTACTCATCCACAAATTCTCAACCTGGACGCGTCTTATAAGGGTATCTAGCTACTGTCATCGCTTTATTCACACTCTTCGATCTCATCATAGGAATTCGGCACCATTCCTTACGTCTGAAGAGTTGCTGGACGCACAGCGCCGACTTATTCGACATGTGCAACAGAAATCCTTTGCCAGAGAATATGCGCAGCTAGAGAATCGACGCCAGCTTAACGCTAAATCGCATCTTATCCGGTTTTCTCCGTTTCTGGATGATTATGGAGTAATGCGAGTCGGTGGGAGAATCGAGCAATCTACACTCAACTACAACGCCAAGCACCCGATTCTGATACCTAAAGATACACCACTAGCTGGACTGCTGGTTCGACATTTTCATGTCTCCTATCTGCACACTGGAGTTGATGCAACGTTCACCAATCTTCGTCAGCAGTACTGGATTCTGGGAGCCCGCAATCTCGTCAGAAAGGCAGTCTTCCAATGCAAATCCTGTTTTCTTCAACGAAAGGGCACAAGCAACCAGATCATGTGA